The Halostagnicola kamekurae sequence ATCCACTCCCGGTCGAGGATTCGCGCAACCGCGTGTCGAAACTCCTGTTCCGAACACGGGAGGACGTTGTCGTTGAATCCGATGTGATAGAACGACCAGGATCGATGGTCACTGAGTATGTCGTCGTCGCCGCCCGCTGTGATGTCCTCGATGACGTGTGGCTCGATTCGCGAGGTCGTCACGTCCACGACGCCGCCTTCGACCTGCTGGATCGCCGACGCGCTGCTCGTGTCGTTCAGGAATTCCACCGTTTGCGGGGTCACTTGCGGGTACTCGACCCCGTCGTTGTCGTACGTGAAGTGGTCCTCGAATCGCTCGAGCGAGAACTGATTGTCTTCGACACGGTTAGCGAACTCGTAGGGCCCACTGCCGACGATGAGATCCGTCTCGTCCGATCCCAGCAGGCTCCAGTGCCCCTGACGGGACGGTATCTGATTTTGTTCGAGCTCTCCGAGAGCGCCCTGCTGGTCCGTCTCCGAGCCGTTGCCGAGTCCCCACACGTGTTTTGGAAGGATCGGGACGAGGAGGGCTCGCTCGGCGACCGCCTGATTCGTCTCGAAGGTGATCGTAACCTCGTGATCGCCCGCGGTCGTCACCGACTCGACTGTCGCGGCGTGTCGTCGATAGTTCGTCGCCGGAAGGTCGACGGATTGTCCGCCCGAGACGGCCGTTCCCATCGAGGTATCCGCGATGAATTCGTAGGTGAACTTGACGTCCTCGGCGGTGAGCGCCGTGCCGTCGTGAAACTGCACGTCGTCCCGGAGCGCCAGCGTCAGTTCGGAGTCGCCCACGTCGATCGACTCTGCGAGCCAGGGGCGGACGGCGGTCTCGAGTTCGCTGTCGAACTCCGCGAGACCCTCTTCGTCGGCGATCAGCGAACCGTCGATCGCCAGCGAATCGTAAATGAGATCGATGTACGTCCCGTGGCTCCGGTACGCCGTCGAAAACGGGTTGAGATTCTGCGTCGGCTGCGAACTCATGATGATCGACGTGAGCGTCTCGGGTGCCTCTTCGTCGCCGAAGTAGGCGAGCCGCGAGTGAGGGTGGTACCGTTCCCACGGCGAGGCCATCGCGTCCCCGACCGCCCGGTCGCCGCTGGGCAGGCAGATCGGGATAAACGGCTTTTTCTTCGCGACCTCGAAGAGCAGCCGTTTGATCTGGGTTTCGCGTTCTGCGCCGCTTTCTTGGCGCTGGGCCGTGAGCAGCGAATCGATATCGAAGTCGATGAATCCGAACGGGTTCTGCCAGCCCTCCTCGGTCGCGAACGACGAGTGCAACAGCTCGTAGAGGAAATCCGGGTCCGGACCGATCGGATACGTACCGACGTACATATCGAAGTCCTGCTCGAGAAAGACGGTTTTCTGGAACTCGGTCGTCGAGCGCATATCGAGCGAAACGTCGAATCCGAGCGTCTCGAGATTCGCCTCGAGTTCGCGAACGATCTGGATCGACTGTCCATCGTCGTCGGCGGGGACGGTGGTGATCTGCAGGGCGGACTTGTCCGCGTTGAGGTTGGTGGTACTGTTGACGAGACTCTGTACCCGATTCATACAGCCGGCCGTCGCCGCAGTCAGACCCGCCGCTCCGGCGGTCAGAAGCGACCGGCGGCTAATCCGTTCGGGGGGACCGTCCGAACTTCCTGTCATTGGGTTCTATCACTCCGATACGCGTCCGATATATAACAATATTGTGTACTCTGTTCGGACATATGTGTCTCTGGTCTCGCGCGATACCACGCCTTGATACAAGTAGACATGGTGGCAGTTGGTAGAAGGGGGGTGGAGGGTATTGTCATCAGCACATCTCATCGAAACTACCGGGTAGGTATAAAACTCGTCGGAATTCGCGAGAGAATGATAAATATGAACGTGGGGCTTTCCCACACGGTGGCAGTTACTCTGGGTCCGTGCGGAACACAAGAGCGCAACTGCCATAGGAGCCGCGACGAAACACCGACACGATGAGTATCGCCGCCGAGCGCATCGATCGACTGCACGAGCTCGCTCGAGCGGCGGCCGCGAGGTCCGACGACGAGCGCGCTCGCGAGTACGTCAGACTCGCGCGCAGAGTCGCAGAGCGCAACCGACTGCAACTGCCGCGGACGTTTCGCCGGTTCACCTGCGATCGGTGTGACCGATACGTTCGCCCGGGAACGAACGCTCGGGTTCGGTTGCGAGACGGTCACGTCGTAATTACGTGTACGTGCGGTTCGCACGCCCGATATCCGTACGGCGATGCCGGTGGGAACGAGGGGACGGAAAACACCGACGGGGCCGAGTCCGAATGAGGAGCGTGATCACGCGCCGTGGCTCGAGTTGTCTGGCTGACCCAGTTCACGAAGGTTGAAACCAATCGACCCGCTAACGGGGCTATGGATCGACAGGAGCGAAAACGGAAGGCCCACGACCTCGACGTGACCGTCTGGGTCGGGAAAAGCGGAATCGACGCGGTCGTCGACGAACTCAACGACCAGCTCGCGGATCGCGAACTCGTCAAAGTCAAGTTCCTCCGTGCCGCTCGAGCGGGCAGTTCGACCGAAGAAAAGGCGGCTGATCTCGCCGACCGCGTGAACGCGACGGTGTTCGATACGCGAGGTCACACCGCAGTGATGTACCGATGACAGGGACCGCCCGAGCGGTGCTGGCGACCGGCCCAATCGGCGCACGGTTGCAAGATACCGGCATCTCCTCGGAGATTGCGACGAGCGCTGCTGGCGTGATCCGGTTTATCGTCGCGTTTCTGGCCATCTATTTCATCGGTCGGGCCGTCGTCGTGCCGCTGGTCAACCGGGCGATGACGCGACGGAATCTCGACGCACACGCACAGAAACCGCTTACGCTGATTACGCAGTTCGGTATTATCTTCGTTGCGATCGCGGTCGCGTTCGGCTTCGGCGGGTACGGAAACTTCCTCGTCTCCATGGCCGGTATCGCCGCCGCGGGGGCGCTCGCGATCGGACTGGCGGCCCAGAACGTGATCTCGAACTTCGTCGCCGGCGTCTTCATCTACACGGACAAGCCGTTCAAGATCGGTGAC is a genomic window containing:
- a CDS encoding ABC transporter substrate-binding protein, producing MTGSSDGPPERISRRSLLTAGAAGLTAATAGCMNRVQSLVNSTTNLNADKSALQITTVPADDDGQSIQIVRELEANLETLGFDVSLDMRSTTEFQKTVFLEQDFDMYVGTYPIGPDPDFLYELLHSSFATEEGWQNPFGFIDFDIDSLLTAQRQESGAERETQIKRLLFEVAKKKPFIPICLPSGDRAVGDAMASPWERYHPHSRLAYFGDEEAPETLTSIIMSSQPTQNLNPFSTAYRSHGTYIDLIYDSLAIDGSLIADEEGLAEFDSELETAVRPWLAESIDVGDSELTLALRDDVQFHDGTALTAEDVKFTYEFIADTSMGTAVSGGQSVDLPATNYRRHAATVESVTTAGDHEVTITFETNQAVAERALLVPILPKHVWGLGNGSETDQQGALGELEQNQIPSRQGHWSLLGSDETDLIVGSGPYEFANRVEDNQFSLERFEDHFTYDNDGVEYPQVTPQTVEFLNDTSSASAIQQVEGGVVDVTTSRIEPHVIEDITAGGDDDILSDHRSWSFYHIGFNDNVLPCSEQEFRHAVARILDREWIVDSIFSGHADPIWTPVRDHPVSDDELEREATEWMDQRGIERNGRIDESQPFAPFCGNESMQQGRVDFDQARRVFESAGFQFNEDGVLVDN
- a CDS encoding ribonuclease P protein component 4; its protein translation is MSIAAERIDRLHELARAAAARSDDERAREYVRLARRVAERNRLQLPRTFRRFTCDRCDRYVRPGTNARVRLRDGHVVITCTCGSHARYPYGDAGGNEGTENTDGAESE
- a CDS encoding YhbY family RNA-binding protein is translated as MDRQERKRKAHDLDVTVWVGKSGIDAVVDELNDQLADRELVKVKFLRAARAGSSTEEKAADLADRVNATVFDTRGHTAVMYR